The following are encoded together in the Planococcus antarcticus DSM 14505 genome:
- a CDS encoding TVP38/TMEM64 family protein gives MKVKKLKQPCTRKAIVYEKNHGFSSREMASDSYDCWVGDLAQPFGVSSGCKQHSQLDFIDRILGSSSLHCPLNRPSTDLFSGIGLVDRRRLGVWCLAGDSLHHYRCHARGTAVFLRRKKLGKSLVKKQWSGNAAKIQGQMEQNGFFYVLLFRLIPVINFDLISYLAAFAKVRFSSFALATLIGIIPGTFAYNFLGSSFVSGNPKIISMAVVVFIVLTFVPILVRNRWMKKQKLI, from the coding sequence ATGAAAGTGAAAAAGTTGAAGCAACCTTGTACGCGAAAAGCGATAGTTTATGAAAAAAACCACGGGTTTTCAAGTAGGGAAATGGCTTCTGATAGTTATGATTGTTGGGTCGGTGATTTGGCTCAGCCGTTCGGTGTTTCAAGTGGATGCAAACAGCATTCGCAACTGGATTTTATCGATCGGATTCTAGGATCCTCTTCTCTACATTGTCCTCTAAACCGTCCGTCCACTGATCTTTTTTCCGGCATCGGTCTTGTCGATCGCCGGCGGCTTGGCGTTTGGTGCTTGGCTGGGGACTCTCTACACCATTATCGGTGCCACGCTCGGGGCACTGCTGTCTTTTTACGTCGCAAAAAACTAGGAAAAAGCCTGGTCAAAAAACAATGGTCCGGAAATGCCGCGAAAATTCAGGGGCAGATGGAGCAAAACGGCTTTTTTTATGTCTTACTGTTTCGCTTGATTCCAGTCATTAACTTTGACTTGATCAGCTATTTGGCAGCTTTTGCAAAGGTACGGTTTTCTTCTTTTGCACTGGCGACATTAATTGGGATTATTCCCGGCACCTTTGCTTATAATTTTCTTGGCAGCAGTTTTGTCAGTGGAAATCCCAAAATCATCAGTATGGCCGTTGTGGTATTTATCGTATTGACTTTCGTCCCGATTCTTGTTCGAAACCGTTGGATGAAGAAACAAAAACTGATCTAA
- the merR gene encoding Hg(II)-responsive transcriptional regulator, producing MSYRISELAEQCGVNKETIRYYERKGLLREPARNSAGYRMYSEETIKRVGFIRRLQELGFALSEIHKLLGVVDQDTVRCEDMFGFVSRKEVEVQKQIADLKRVEQMLSELKDRCPDEKDLHGCPIIEVLMEEEQT from the coding sequence TTGAGCTATCGAATCAGTGAACTGGCTGAACAGTGCGGTGTGAACAAGGAAACAATCCGGTATTATGAACGAAAAGGGCTTTTGAGAGAACCTGCCCGAAACAGTGCGGGTTATCGGATGTATTCAGAAGAAACGATTAAACGCGTTGGATTTATCCGACGTTTGCAGGAACTGGGATTTGCGTTAAGTGAAATTCACAAATTACTCGGTGTCGTGGATCAGGACACTGTGCGCTGTGAAGATATGTTCGGTTTTGTGTCCAGAAAAGAAGTAGAAGTTCAGAAGCAAATTGCGGATTTAAAGCGTGTAGAACAGATGCTGAGTGAGTTGAAAGACCGGTGTCCAGATGAGAAGGATCTGCATGGCTGTCCGATTATTGAGGTTTTGATGGAGGAGGAGCAGACATGA
- a CDS encoding thioredoxin family protein, translating to MFEKLLSEAQFKETISQDQPVFIKFYADWCPDCKRMDMFIGEVLSEFQVISTYSIDKDQFEEIANQQEVMGIPSLLVFQNDRKLGHLHSANAKTPDQARAFLEQFFNH from the coding sequence ATGTTCGAGAAACTCTTATCAGAAGCTCAATTTAAAGAAACTATCAGTCAGGATCAGCCCGTCTTCATAAAATTTTACGCTGACTGGTGTCCCGACTGTAAACGGATGGATATGTTTATAGGCGAGGTACTGTCGGAATTTCAAGTGATCTCAACGTATTCCATCGATAAAGATCAATTTGAAGAAATTGCGAATCAACAAGAAGTGATGGGTATACCCAGCCTGCTCGTCTTTCAAAACGATCGTAAGTTAGGGCATCTTCACAGCGCCAATGCCAAAACGCCTGATCAAGCGAGAGCATTCCTGGAGCAATTTTTCAATCATTAA
- a CDS encoding CDP-alcohol phosphatidyltransferase family protein yields the protein MLDTHARKHVQPTFDKTADLLLKTGFSADVVTKIAFVIGSSAGLFIYLDQPIWAILVLWFSGFLDAVDGTMARKTKPSSWGTLLDINFDRLVEISVILGLAFRFPDSMWALLLLSVSIIVAMTVFLTVGALSEKQGTKSFYYQAGLGERTEGFLLFTLMIVFSPYLTVFTLLFIAMQIFTIFQRMTEAIRILG from the coding sequence ATGCTCGATACACACGCCAGAAAACATGTTCAACCGACCTTCGATAAAACGGCTGATTTACTATTGAAAACGGGCTTTTCTGCAGATGTCGTCACCAAGATCGCCTTTGTCATCGGCAGCTCTGCTGGCCTGTTTATTTACCTGGACCAGCCTATATGGGCAATTTTGGTCCTTTGGTTCTCCGGCTTTTTAGATGCTGTTGATGGCACGATGGCTAGAAAAACCAAACCATCCTCCTGGGGGACGCTGTTGGACATCAACTTTGACAGGTTAGTTGAAATTAGTGTCATTTTAGGATTAGCCTTCCGCTTCCCCGATTCGATGTGGGCTTTGCTACTACTGAGTGTTTCCATCATTGTCGCGATGACCGTGTTTCTGACAGTTGGCGCATTATCAGAAAAACAAGGCACGAAATCATTCTATTATCAGGCGGGGCTCGGGGAACGGACAGAAGGATTTCTACTCTTTACCTTAATGATTGTCTTTTCTCCCTACCTAACCGTATTTACCTTGTTATTCATCGCCATGCAAATCTTTACGATTTTCCAGCGGATGACAGAAGCCATACGAATTTTAGGATAG
- the merA gene encoding mercury(II) reductase has product MKKYQMEIQGMTCSECEEHIAKALKGIGAKEIQADFRKGKAVFELSTNTEVETAKSAIAEAKYQPGKAEEILEQKTMQPGNKDAFDYIIVGSGGAAFSSAIEAVKHGAKVAMIERGIVGGTCVNIGCVPSKTLLRAGEINHLAGNNLFAGLRTTSNKVNMGQLINQKDELVTELRNKKYIDLIDDYGFELIKGEAKFVDGNTVEVNGTKLSATRFLIATGASPALPAIPGLEKVDYLTSTTLLELKQVPKRLTVIGSGYIGVELGQLFHHLGAEVTLIQRSSRLFKEYDPEISEVLTKSLNEQGIHVVTDITYDRIEQDGNLKQVHVVEKGIQRVIESEELLLATGRTPNTENLNLRVANVETGSRGEIRIDEYARTTNEQIYAAGDVTLGPQFVYVAAYQGRMAAGNAVGGRNVKIDLTTVPGVTFSSPSVATVGLTEQQAKEKGFAVITSVLPLEAVPRAQVNHEAIGVFKLVADAKTRKLLGGHIVANNAGDIIYAVTLAVKFGLTIENLSETLTPYLTMAEGVKLAALTFDKDVSQLSCCAG; this is encoded by the coding sequence ATGAAAAAATACCAGATGGAAATTCAAGGGATGACTTGTTCAGAATGCGAAGAGCATATCGCAAAGGCCTTGAAAGGCATAGGCGCAAAAGAGATCCAAGCCGATTTTCGAAAAGGGAAAGCTGTCTTTGAACTATCGACAAATACAGAAGTTGAAACAGCGAAAAGTGCCATCGCTGAAGCAAAGTACCAGCCCGGTAAAGCTGAAGAAATTCTAGAGCAGAAAACGATGCAACCGGGTAACAAGGACGCATTTGACTATATCATCGTCGGTTCCGGCGGAGCTGCTTTTTCTTCCGCCATCGAAGCTGTGAAACATGGGGCGAAAGTGGCGATGATAGAACGGGGAATAGTCGGTGGCACCTGTGTAAATATTGGCTGCGTCCCATCGAAAACGCTGTTACGTGCCGGAGAAATTAACCACTTGGCAGGCAACAACCTATTTGCCGGACTGCGAACCACATCGAATAAAGTGAATATGGGGCAGCTCATCAATCAGAAAGACGAACTGGTGACGGAACTGCGAAACAAAAAGTATATCGATTTAATTGATGACTATGGCTTCGAATTGATCAAAGGAGAAGCGAAGTTTGTGGATGGGAACACGGTTGAAGTGAATGGAACGAAATTATCGGCCACCCGGTTTCTGATTGCAACTGGGGCTTCTCCAGCTTTGCCGGCTATTCCGGGACTCGAAAAAGTGGATTACTTGACCAGTACGACCTTGCTCGAGCTGAAACAAGTACCGAAACGTCTAACGGTCATCGGTTCGGGTTATATCGGTGTGGAACTGGGCCAGCTCTTCCATCACCTGGGGGCAGAAGTCACGCTGATTCAAAGAAGTTCCCGATTGTTCAAGGAATACGATCCGGAAATATCGGAAGTCCTCACGAAGTCGTTGAACGAACAAGGAATTCACGTGGTTACCGATATTACCTACGACCGGATTGAACAGGATGGCAACTTAAAACAAGTTCATGTCGTAGAGAAAGGCATCCAGCGAGTGATCGAATCCGAGGAACTCCTGCTTGCGACGGGCCGAACACCTAATACAGAAAACTTAAATCTTCGGGTAGCCAACGTCGAAACAGGGTCTCGTGGGGAAATTCGGATTGATGAGTATGCCAGAACCACCAATGAACAGATTTACGCAGCGGGTGACGTGACGCTGGGACCTCAATTTGTTTATGTCGCGGCTTATCAAGGACGTATGGCTGCAGGAAATGCTGTTGGTGGGAGGAATGTAAAAATAGATTTAACTACTGTGCCGGGCGTCACCTTTTCGTCACCTTCGGTTGCAACGGTCGGCTTAACAGAACAGCAGGCAAAAGAAAAAGGCTTTGCGGTTATTACTTCTGTTTTGCCGTTGGAAGCAGTTCCTAGAGCGCAGGTGAACCATGAAGCGATTGGGGTGTTCAAACTGGTGGCAGATGCGAAGACACGTAAGCTGCTCGGCGGCCACATCGTGGCGAATAATGCGGGTGATATTATTTATGCCGTGACGCTTGCCGTGAAGTTTGGGCTGACAATTGAAAACCTGAGCGAGACTCTTACGCCGTATTTGACGATGGCGGAAGGGGTGAAGCTCGCTGCGCTTACCTTTGATAAGGATGTATCCCAGTTATCCTGCTGTGCAGGTTAA